The following are encoded in a window of Ruminiclostridium herbifermentans genomic DNA:
- a CDS encoding chorismate-binding protein, translated as MKILLIDNYDSFTFNVYQYLLELGNDVYCVRNDAISLEKIQELSPDAIFLSPGPGTPSEAGICIDVIKRFAGDISIFGICLGHQAIGEAFGGKIIHANSLFHGKMSRITTFDKGIMSEFKEGFIATRYHSLVVDRDTLPECFDITCETEDGQIMGIKHKKYNIEGVQFHPESVMTEKGKDMLKTYLDRTRKYIRNFENLNVGENFCIEKKEKAIQATAFKEVIQSAVKLKTDQNAFEILKKIQFSFGEKNSCILDSVDGPVEDCGSSYIGVFPKFEIIIKDKKMLIDSKNDEIKNLFINNFSDMYDSANNVFCLGDKKFSDIYPIIKSMFKTVRKHDFNLNISQGLIGYFSYDYFRYIEKVEKKNIDVLNLPDVHLCYFSTIIHVLKDSSDLIIVSNYLDDECYANEQKLLDVLPSEIIYPDEIPSGDILSITSNMKKEDFIAKVEKAKKYIYEGDIFQVQIGRRLCINKKIEPLRLYKKLREMNPSPYMFYWNAGEYQIISNSPELQLRVEDLNVKIRPIAGTSKGKGVNEEEKEKLLNELVNDAKEQAEHIMLVDLARNDIGRVATAGTVKVSKLMRAEEFSHVFHLISNVEGNISKDSNTMELFESTFPAGTLSGAPKVRALEIIEELEDEQRGPYGGAFGIFDFNGNAITSIIIRSVLRKGDNLYLQASAGIVADSIPESEWNEIEHKTAAIKEALEKLDV; from the coding sequence TTGAAAATACTTCTTATAGATAATTATGATTCTTTTACATTTAATGTTTATCAATATTTATTAGAACTTGGAAATGATGTTTATTGTGTAAGAAATGATGCTATATCACTGGAGAAAATACAAGAATTAAGCCCAGATGCAATATTCCTATCTCCAGGTCCAGGAACTCCAAGTGAAGCAGGTATATGCATAGATGTTATAAAAAGGTTCGCAGGGGATATATCAATTTTTGGAATTTGTTTGGGGCATCAGGCAATAGGTGAAGCATTTGGTGGAAAGATAATTCATGCCAATAGTTTATTTCACGGCAAAATGTCTAGGATTACTACTTTTGATAAAGGAATCATGAGCGAGTTTAAAGAAGGGTTTATAGCTACTAGGTATCATTCCTTAGTGGTGGATAGAGATACGTTACCAGAATGTTTTGACATAACCTGTGAGACTGAAGATGGTCAGATAATGGGAATTAAACATAAAAAATATAATATAGAGGGTGTACAATTTCATCCAGAATCCGTAATGACTGAGAAGGGCAAAGATATGCTCAAGACATATTTAGATAGAACAAGAAAGTATATACGAAATTTTGAAAATCTAAATGTTGGTGAGAATTTTTGCATAGAGAAAAAAGAAAAAGCCATTCAAGCTACTGCCTTTAAAGAGGTAATCCAATCTGCAGTAAAGTTAAAAACAGATCAAAATGCCTTTGAAATATTAAAAAAAATACAGTTTAGTTTTGGAGAAAAAAACAGTTGTATTTTAGATTCAGTTGATGGTCCTGTAGAAGACTGCGGAAGTAGTTACATCGGTGTATTTCCTAAATTTGAAATTATTATTAAAGATAAAAAAATGTTAATTGATTCAAAAAATGATGAGATTAAGAATCTGTTTATTAATAATTTTAGTGATATGTATGATTCGGCTAATAATGTTTTTTGCCTTGGGGATAAAAAGTTTTCAGATATATATCCTATTATAAAAAGTATGTTCAAAACAGTTAGAAAACATGATTTTAATTTAAATATTAGTCAAGGATTAATCGGATACTTTTCTTACGATTATTTTCGGTATATAGAGAAAGTTGAAAAGAAAAATATTGATGTTCTAAACTTGCCAGATGTACACTTGTGCTACTTTTCAACTATAATACATGTGCTGAAAGATTCCTCAGATTTAATAATTGTAAGTAATTATTTAGATGACGAGTGCTATGCTAATGAACAGAAATTATTAGATGTATTACCAAGCGAAATTATTTATCCTGATGAAATTCCCAGTGGAGATATTTTGAGTATAACTTCCAATATGAAAAAGGAAGATTTTATTGCAAAAGTTGAAAAAGCCAAAAAATATATCTATGAAGGAGATATATTCCAGGTACAAATTGGGAGAAGACTTTGTATTAATAAAAAAATAGAACCATTAAGACTCTACAAGAAACTTAGAGAGATGAATCCTTCTCCTTATATGTTCTATTGGAATGCTGGTGAATATCAAATAATAAGCAATAGTCCTGAACTACAGCTTAGGGTTGAAGACTTGAATGTCAAAATAAGACCAATAGCAGGCACTTCTAAGGGTAAGGGAGTAAATGAAGAAGAAAAGGAAAAACTGTTGAACGAGCTGGTAAATGATGCAAAAGAGCAGGCGGAACATATAATGTTGGTAGATCTGGCTAGAAATGATATTGGAAGAGTGGCTACGGCAGGGACAGTTAAAGTAAGCAAGTTGATGAGAGCAGAGGAATTCTCTCATGTATTCCACTTGATAAGCAATGTTGAAGGTAATATTTCAAAAGATTCAAATACAATGGAGTTATTTGAAAGTACTTTTCCAGCCGGAACATTATCTGGTGCACCGAAAGTACGTGCTTTAGAAATAATCGAAGAGTTAGAGGATGAACAAAGGGGACCATATGGGGGTGCATTTGGCATATTTGATTTCAATGGAAATGCTATTACTTCAATAATAATTAGATCAGTTTTGAGAAAGGGAGATAATTTATATTTACAAGCATCTGCAGGAATTGTAGCAGATTCTATTCCGGAATCTGAATGGAATGAAATAGAGCATAAAACTGCAGCAATTAAAGAAGCATTAGAGAAACTAGATGTTTAA